The nucleotide sequence GGCCGATGGCCGCGCGGCGCAGGCCGCTGCTTTGGCGCTCCAGCACCCGCGCCCGGTTGGCGGCTTCGCCCGCCCGGCTGTTCTCGCGGTGCCACAGGTGGAACACCTCGGTGGACAGGAAGCCATTCTTGCGCGCCAGCCCCTGGTTGTGCAGCCGCAGCACCAGGTCGGCATCCTCGTGACCCCAGCCGCTGAAGCTCTCGTCGAAGCCGTTGACCGCCTCCAGGTCACCGCGCCACAGGCCGAAGTTGCAGCTGCGGATGCCGCGCCAGCGGAACCGCGGCTCGCGCCGGCCCGGTGCCCCGGTCCAGCGCACCAGGTGGGCCAGCTTGTTGACGTCGCCGGCCAGGCGCAGCCGCAGCCACTGCGCCGGCGGCAGCCGCCCCGGGTCGATTTCGCCGGCGAGCACGCGGCGGCTCAACCGCTCGCTCAGCAGCACGCGGCTGCCGTTGACGAAGGCGCCTGGCTCGGCCAGCCGGCGGTGCTGCGCCACGAAGCGCGGGTTGGGCACGCAGTCGCCGTCCATGAACACCAGGTAGTCCGCCGGCGCGTGCAGGGCACCCAGGTTGCGCGCGCGCGCCGCGGTGAAGCCGACGTCCGGATGCCACACGTGCCGCACCGGGCAGGGGAAGCGCGGCAGCCCCGCGCGCAGCGCGTGCACGTGCTCGGGCCGCGACCCGTCGTCGGCGACCACCACCTGGTCGTCGGGCGCGCACTGGGGCGCCAGGCCGCGCAGCACCGCCAGCAGCGCGTCCGAGCGGTTGTAGGTGAGGACGACGAAGGCCGTCCTCATGGGCCGGTGGTCCGGGCGGCAGCGCGCTGCAGCAGCCACAGCTTGAGGTAGCGGTAGTAGGTGCCCTCGGCATTGGAGATGGCCAGCGCCAGGCCGAGCCGGCCGTCCAGGAAGCCGCGCCGCAGCAGATAGGTCCGCACGAAGGCCCACAGGCCGTGGCCCAGCGCCTTGGCGAACGAGCCCTTGACGCCGCGCCGCTGCAGCGCGCGCGCGGCGGCGGTGGAGTACCGGTCCACCTTGGCCAGCACCGACTCGAAGTCGCGCATGCTCTCGTGCAGCAGCTCCCCGCCCAGCCGGCCCACGCTGCCGTCCACCAGCAGGCGCTCGTGCACCAGGTCGTCCGAGAAGCGCGCCTGGCCCCTGCGCCACAGCCGCACGATGCGGTCGGGGTACCAGCCGGAATGGGCCATGTACTGACCGCAGTAGCTGGAGCGGCGGTTGACGCTGTAGGCCGCATGCGCGGCCGACCGCATCGCCTGGCGGATCTGCGCGGCCAGGTCGGGCGTGATGCGCTCGTCGGCATCGAGCGAGAACACCCAGTCGCCCTGGGCCAGGTCCAGCGCGCGGTTCTTCTGCGGCCCGAAGCCCGGCCAGTCGGGCGTGACCACCACGCGCGCGCCCAGCGAGCGGGCGAGCTCGACCGTGTCGTCGGTGCTGCCGGAGTCGAGCACCACAACCTCGTCCGCGAACTGCGCGGAACGCACGCACTCGGTGATGTGGATGGCTTCGTTCTTGGCGACGATGATGATGGACAGGCGATTCATAGCTCGTGCAAGCCGTCGAGCGGAGCATGCCACGGCATAATCCGCGACTCGACAAACGCCTGATTATCACACCCCGACTCATGAACAAAGCGCCCGCGGTCGTCGTTGCCGGAGGCACCGGCTACATCGGCTCCCACATGGTGCGCATGCTGCGCGAAAGCGGTTGGCGCCCCATCATCATCGACAACCTCGCCACCGGCCATGCCGAGGCGGCTGCCAGCGCCGAGCTCAAGGTCGGCGAAATCGGCGACAAGGCCTTCGTCGCGGCCGTGCTCAAGGAGTTCGAGCCGCAGTGCGTGATGCACTTCGCCGCCTCCAGCCTGGTAGGCGAGTCGGTGCAAAAGCCCGGCAAGTACTGGCGCAACAACCTGGTGCAGACGCTGAACCTGCTGGACACCATGCTGGAGCACGGCGTCACGCAGTTCATCTTCTCGTCCACCGCCGCCGTGTACGGCAACCCGGTCGAGGTGCCCATCCCCGAGGACCACCCCACGCGACCGATCAACCCCTACGGCCACAGCAAGCTGGCCGTGGAGTACGCG is from Ramlibacter tataouinensis TTB310 and encodes:
- a CDS encoding glycosyltransferase family 2 protein — its product is MRTAFVVLTYNRSDALLAVLRGLAPQCAPDDQVVVADDGSRPEHVHALRAGLPRFPCPVRHVWHPDVGFTAARARNLGALHAPADYLVFMDGDCVPNPRFVAQHRRLAEPGAFVNGSRVLLSERLSRRVLAGEIDPGRLPPAQWLRLRLAGDVNKLAHLVRWTGAPGRREPRFRWRGIRSCNFGLWRGDLEAVNGFDESFSGWGHEDADLVLRLHNQGLARKNGFLSTEVFHLWHRENSRAGEAANRARVLERQSSGLRRAAIGLAEAGNQPGVAVTELNHRQGETGA
- a CDS encoding glycosyltransferase family 2 protein codes for the protein MNRLSIIIVAKNEAIHITECVRSAQFADEVVVLDSGSTDDTVELARSLGARVVVTPDWPGFGPQKNRALDLAQGDWVFSLDADERITPDLAAQIRQAMRSAAHAAYSVNRRSSYCGQYMAHSGWYPDRIVRLWRRGQARFSDDLVHERLLVDGSVGRLGGELLHESMRDFESVLAKVDRYSTAAARALQRRGVKGSFAKALGHGLWAFVRTYLLRRGFLDGRLGLALAISNAEGTYYRYLKLWLLQRAAARTTGP